A genomic stretch from Lathyrus oleraceus cultivar Zhongwan6 chromosome 2, CAAS_Psat_ZW6_1.0, whole genome shotgun sequence includes:
- the LOC127120294 gene encoding uncharacterized protein LOC127120294, which translates to MDGAIFGFEYAEPLGKEDFDQILYHTQLSVGVINTYMRYLYDKLMGPRGLEQRFSFLNPMKTNLTEMIRKPDEVRTYVVERFMADTDREKLFFLPFNTGDGGHWLLVAINPFKEIVYYLDSLHKDWTTYPAMKTIVDTIIQTVRAQRKIQVPKRKANNITWNRVECPRQRNNIDCGYYTLRFMKETLLMDRTDIPSDYFDEYRCAYYSKDQLDEIKEELCQFIIELQVL; encoded by the exons ATGGATGGAGCTATTTTTGGTTTTGAGTATGCCGAGCCATTGGGTAAAGAggattttgatcaaattttgtATCATACGCAATTAAGCGTTGGTGTTATCAACACATACATGAG GTATTTATATGACAAATTGATGGGTCCGCGTGGGTTGGAGCAAAGATTCTCATTCTTAAATCCCATGAAAACGAACTTAACCGAAATGATAAGAAAACCAGATGAAGTCAGGACGTATGTAGTCGAGCGCTTTATGGCCGACACAGATAGAGAAAAGTTGTTCTTTTTACCGTTTAATACCGGCGACGG tggacattggttgttggTCGCGATAAATCCTTTTAAAGAAATTGTGTATTATTTGGATTCTTTACACAAGGATTGGACAACATACCCTGCTATGAAGACGATAGTTGACAC CattatacaaactgttcgagcACAAAGAAAAATTCAAGTACCAAAGAGAAAAGCCAATAACATTACATGGAATAGAGTGGAG TGTCCTCGACAGCGTAATAATATAGATTGTGGATATTACACGTTGAGGTTTATGAAAGAAACTCTTCTTATGGATCGAACAGATATTCCATCTGAT tactttgatgaatatAGATGTGCTTATTACTCAAAAGATCAGTTGGATGAAATTAAAGaggaattgtgtcaattcattatcGAGCTACAGGTTTTGTGA
- the LOC127123683 gene encoding uncharacterized protein LOC127123683, producing MHVINENRLSPRFRSQWYTLFFDSDNFFPDFTVAVLLQKTCFHSEFGRIEFIFESFGPFVGYHMASNEDHPHGDETVGGAEREIKRGITVMKKVIRDRDRGVLIKVHWNEGGQLIEPNGSTLTSFIGALVRNEVPITCDNWRNKQLNEAKDKIWSEIKRCFDIEENRRDHCLKLAGKLLRGFRTFLSTTFLRDTEGTFVDAELPSKYASLISPKEWETFKSKRKTQEFKSVSETNRQRASSPAYPYRKGRVGYGRLEQSILTKENSSETSLPAHVLWKEARVGKDGKIKEDVQQIFEKCETLSQSIVPYEDTDCRSILSRALDVPEYSGRVRGKGFGITQKSLNIKKQKTPSNKELQQTLEALKAEVLELRKERERDRAAGFKDTSDKDSINCNFQPTIPEGISPCHLYLARPTYRMVGKGKVHNNLGELLHTKPLPTGSLKVSVDIALEKDALLPHPDDVSDATLLGDAIGSFVAWPTDLIIVGYETPTKSKAKDKGIAREIESVPSQKEVHHNYMLFRFLLIRHLTLHLTNYMIFRFLLLRRLKFPRGPGLKRKILPSIERASIHI from the exons ATGCATGTGATTAATGAAAATAGACTTTCTCCACGATTCCGGAGCCAATGGTATACTTTGTTTTTCGATTCGGACAACTTTTTCCCTGATTTTACTGTTGCTGTACTGTTACAAAAAACATGCTTCCACTCGGAATTTGGACGAATCGAGTTCATTTTTGAGTCCTTTGGCCCGTTTGTAGGCTACCAT ATGGCTAGTAACGAGGATCACCCACATGGTGATGAGACCGTTGGTGGTGCGGAAAGGGAAATTAAACGTGGAATAACGGTTATGAAGAAAGTTATTCGAGATAGAGATCGAGGCGTTTTAATAAAAGTGCATTGGAACGAAGGTGgacaactaattgagcctaacggttcaacATTGACAAGTTTTATTGGTGCATTGGTAAGGAATGAAGTTCCAATTACTTGTGATAATTGGAGAAATAAACAATTGAACGAAGCTAAAGACAAAATatggagtgagataaag AGGTGTTTCGACATCGAAGAAAACAGAAGAGATCATTGTCTCAAATTGGCCGGAAAGTTACTAAGAGGGTTTAGAACCTTTTTATCAACCACCTTTCTTAGGGATACGGAAGGTACTTTTGTTGATGCAGAGCTTCCATCTAAATATGCAAGTTTGATTTCACCTAAAGAATGGGAAACGTTTAAATCCAAACGAAAAACCCAAGAATTTAAGAGTGTAAGTGAAACAAACCGGCAAAGAGCATCAAGTCCGGCGTATCCCTATAGAAAAGGGCGTGTTGGATATGGACGCTTAGAGCAGTCTATA TTAACAAAGGAGAATAGTTCTGAAACATCTCTTCCggcacatgttttgtggaaggaagcccgtgtcGGTAAGGATGGAAAGATTAAAGAAGACGTTCAACAAATATTTGAGAAATGT GAGACTCTATCTCAATCTATAGTTCCATATGAAGACACTGATTGCAGGAGCATACTGAGTCGAGCATTAGATGTTCCcgagtattctggtcgggtgaggggcAAGGGATTTGGGATCACTCAAAAATCCTTGaatattaaaaaacaaaagaCTCCTAGCAATAAAGAACTGCAGCAAACTTTGGAAGCATTAAAAGCTGAAGTTCTTGAATTAAGAAAGGAAAGAGAAAGAGATCGAGCAGCGGGTTTTAAAGATACTAGTGACAAAGATAGTATCAATTGTAATTTTCAACCGACTATTCCAGAG ggcatttcaccttgtcacCTCTACTTAGCGAGACCGACttatcggatggttggcaaggggAAAGTTCATAACAATTTGGGTGAATTACTTCACACTAAACCGCTCCCTACTGGATCTTTGAAAGTCTCGGTTGATATTGCTTTGGAGAAGGATGCGTTATTACCACATCCTGACGATGTTTCGGATGCAACTTTATTGGGAGATGCCATAGGTTcatttgttgcatggccgacagACCTCATTAtcgtaggatatgag actcccacaaaatccaaagCAAAAGATAAGGGGATTGCGCGGGAAATCGAGTCAGTTCCATCGCAAAAAGAGGTACATCACAATTATATGCTATTTAGATTCCTGTTAATTCGTCATCTTACACTTCACCTTACTAATTATATGATATTTAGATTCCTGTTGCTAAGAAGACTGAAATTTCCAAGAGGACCGGGGCTAAAAAGAAAAATCCTTCCAAGTATAGAGCGTGCCTCCATACATATTTAG